One segment of Candidatus Eisenbacteria bacterium DNA contains the following:
- a CDS encoding DUF72 domain-containing protein yields MNKNPWGPLFGGEQVWAGRGAAHHPQTPGFSLWRPGDPVSVQKIRIGTSGYSFRDWIGPFYPPGTRPAEMLPFYASCFPAVELNVTYYRLPHANTFSRIENKTPKGFEFFVKLQSDLTHKRGYNPSAIEAFLEAIQPLRQAGKYIGALAQFPWSFRRTRENQKYLEWLGSRFPARPLVIEFRHDSWAGEETFQLLKNSDLDFCSVDEPDLRGLFPPMARRTAAIGYIRLHGRNKKDWWTGQGSERYNYLYSKDELQEWVDKIRELADQSEKTYVFFNNCHAGHAVQNAQYLAALLQGEGDFFNPI; encoded by the coding sequence ATGAACAAGAACCCGTGGGGCCCGCTCTTTGGCGGGGAGCAGGTTTGGGCGGGGAGGGGCGCCGCGCACCATCCACAGACTCCGGGTTTTTCGCTCTGGAGACCGGGTGATCCTGTATCGGTGCAGAAGATCCGTATCGGTACATCGGGTTATTCATTCCGGGACTGGATTGGACCCTTCTATCCCCCCGGCACACGGCCCGCCGAGATGCTTCCCTTCTATGCCTCCTGTTTTCCGGCGGTGGAGCTCAATGTGACCTATTACCGCCTGCCCCATGCGAACACATTTTCAAGGATTGAAAATAAGACGCCGAAGGGCTTTGAGTTCTTTGTTAAATTGCAAAGCGATTTGACGCACAAGCGGGGTTATAATCCTTCCGCTATTGAGGCCTTCCTCGAGGCGATACAACCCCTGCGCCAGGCGGGGAAGTACATCGGCGCTCTGGCTCAATTCCCCTGGTCTTTCCGCCGGACAAGGGAGAACCAGAAATATCTGGAATGGCTGGGAAGTCGATTCCCGGCCCGCCCCCTGGTCATTGAATTCAGGCATGATTCGTGGGCGGGTGAAGAGACCTTTCAATTGTTAAAGAATTCAGACTTGGATTTTTGCTCAGTCGATGAGCCGGATCTTCGGGGTCTATTTCCCCCGATGGCTCGCCGGACCGCCGCTATCGGCTATATTCGCCTCCATGGAAGAAACAAGAAGGATTGGTGGACCGGTCAAGGTTCCGAGCGCTACAATTATCTCTACTCAAAAGATGAACTTCAGGAATGGGTCGACAAGATCCGGGAACTGGCGGATCAATCTGAAAAGACATATGTTTTTTTTAACAATTGCCACGCGGGTCACGCCGTTCAGAATGCTCAGTACCTGGCTGCTTTGCTTCAGGGGGAAGGAGACTTTTTTAATCCGATCTAG
- a CDS encoding electron transport complex subunit E has product MRTPLQEFTKGFWEQIPPFRLVLGICPTLAVTKSLEGGWGMGLATTFVLVCSNIFVSALRKVVPPKVRIATFIVIIATFVVITELVMKAYTPMLSDSLGVFIPLIVVNCIILGRAEAFASKNGVGRSLLDGLGIGLGYTLALSAIGCIRELCGTGGLTLFSQANLGVSLIPLADGQEFLFKFMVDPPGAFVTLGGMLMLMNIISARSAKAA; this is encoded by the coding sequence ATGAGGACCCCTCTTCAAGAGTTCACCAAGGGTTTTTGGGAGCAGATTCCACCGTTTCGATTGGTACTCGGCATATGTCCCACGCTGGCTGTCACAAAATCCTTGGAAGGCGGCTGGGGGATGGGCTTGGCGACGACCTTCGTGCTCGTCTGTTCCAATATTTTTGTTTCCGCGCTTCGAAAGGTCGTTCCCCCCAAAGTGAGGATCGCCACTTTTATTGTTATTATCGCGACATTTGTTGTCATCACTGAATTGGTAATGAAAGCATATACCCCGATGTTATCAGATTCCCTGGGGGTATTTATCCCGCTCATCGTGGTGAATTGCATCATCCTCGGCCGGGCGGAAGCCTTTGCATCCAAAAACGGTGTCGGACGATCCCTGCTCGACGGATTGGGCATCGGGCTTGGTTACACATTAGCCCTATCCGCCATTGGGTGTATTCGCGAGCTGTGCGGAACCGGCGGTCTGACATTGTTTTCCCAGGCGAATCTGGGCGTATCCCTTATTCCCTTGGCCGATGGCCAGGAATTCCTTTTTAAGTTTATGGTGGATCCTCCCGGTGCTTTCGTCACCCTGGGGGGAATGCTGATGCTTATGAACATTATCAGCGCGCGTTCGGCCAAGGCCGCATAG
- a CDS encoding RnfABCDGE type electron transport complex subunit G codes for MRDQIWFMVLVLAVVGSLAGMALSAVKSVTDPVIEKRILETKIKPSLDDFFGPLQPDNDVIADRIVLDLGKDSRGRKLRLSVFTAKKGGKVIGAALQTAGGGYGGDIQVLTAFDLVQEEILGVKTLDQKETQGLGARVANDKEPFIQQFKGMKFSSGIKLRANGGEVDAISGASISSTAYAEAVDRAAALLEERRADIIGK; via the coding sequence ATGCGTGATCAAATCTGGTTCATGGTTTTGGTGCTTGCGGTTGTGGGTTCATTGGCCGGAATGGCTCTCTCCGCCGTCAAGTCGGTCACTGATCCGGTGATTGAGAAGCGGATTTTAGAGACAAAAATCAAACCGAGCCTTGATGACTTTTTCGGTCCGCTGCAGCCGGATAACGATGTTATAGCGGATAGGATCGTACTGGATCTCGGGAAGGACTCCCGGGGCAGGAAACTGCGTCTTTCCGTATTCACGGCGAAGAAGGGCGGCAAGGTTATCGGCGCCGCCTTGCAGACGGCCGGCGGAGGGTACGGCGGAGATATTCAAGTCTTGACGGCGTTTGATCTTGTACAAGAAGAAATTCTCGGCGTGAAAACTCTGGATCAAAAAGAAACACAGGGCCTGGGGGCCCGCGTTGCGAATGACAAGGAACCGTTCATCCAGCAATTTAAGGGAATGAAGTTCTCAAGCGGGATCAAGCTGCGTGCTAACGGTGGAGAAGTAGACGCTATTTCCGGAGCATCGATTTCTTCGACCGCCTACGCTGAGGCGGTCGATCGGGCCGCCGCGCTTCTCGAAGAGCGCCGGGCCGATATTATCGGAAAGTAG
- a CDS encoding FAD-dependent oxidoreductase, producing the protein MFVAACVIGGIGFLAALGLGVAARFFAVHVDPKVLEIEEALPGANCGGCGFSGCSAAALAVAKGKAGPDLCVAGGIEVAEAVAEILGLSVEAGEVGIAELGCKYGMDDAHLRFDYAGVPDCRAAALVGGGGKICTMGCLGLGTCVNACPFGALVMGEDGLPHVIAEKCTACGTCERVCPKGIIRVQTPSRRFTHVQTEDDCVAPCQATCPAQIDIPDYIAAIGRGEFLEAVRIIKEANPFPLVCGRVCPHPCEAACRRGEVDEAININHLKRFAADFEMTSGQHVLPQVLSDTGKRVAIIGGGPSGLTCAYYLARLGHKVKVFEAMPEPGGMLLYGIPEYRLPKKTLAWEIDGILQLGVELECNTKMGKDFTLDDLINQGFDSVYIAVGAWDSRRLGVPGEHDFEEVASGTEFLIKRGLREDTPIGKNVMIVGGGNTAMDAARTSWRLGAENVYLLYRRSRKEMPANDIEVAEGEHEEIKYHFLAAPTKLVGEGGRLKALEFQKMELGEPDASGRRRPVPVEGSEMEIEVDNVFSAIGQSPNLDCLDAGDLAKMIERTRWNSIDAKEGTMQTALKQVFAGGDDWRGAATAVEAIRDGRFAARSIHMSLMGEEMELPSNWYRKAPNLPGIDRGVSFERGARVKMPELSVDERRLNFNEVELGLTEEMARKESRRCLQCGLICYQGYRKSFP; encoded by the coding sequence ATGTTCGTTGCGGCTTGTGTCATCGGAGGAATCGGGTTCCTTGCAGCACTAGGTCTGGGTGTCGCCGCGCGGTTCTTCGCCGTTCACGTTGATCCCAAAGTTCTCGAGATCGAGGAGGCATTGCCGGGGGCGAACTGCGGCGGATGCGGCTTTTCCGGGTGTTCGGCGGCGGCGTTGGCCGTCGCAAAAGGTAAGGCGGGCCCGGATCTCTGTGTCGCCGGCGGAATCGAGGTGGCTGAGGCGGTTGCGGAAATCCTGGGTCTATCCGTGGAAGCCGGGGAAGTCGGCATCGCTGAATTGGGATGCAAGTATGGGATGGATGATGCCCACCTTCGCTTTGATTATGCCGGTGTTCCCGATTGCCGGGCCGCCGCATTGGTCGGCGGCGGCGGCAAGATTTGTACAATGGGATGCCTGGGTTTGGGAACTTGCGTCAATGCCTGTCCGTTTGGCGCCCTGGTCATGGGCGAAGACGGCCTGCCGCATGTGATCGCCGAGAAGTGCACGGCGTGCGGTACCTGCGAGCGAGTCTGCCCCAAAGGGATTATCCGGGTTCAGACGCCCAGCCGCCGGTTCACGCATGTACAAACCGAGGATGATTGTGTCGCTCCCTGCCAGGCGACCTGTCCCGCCCAGATCGATATTCCGGATTACATAGCGGCCATCGGCCGGGGTGAGTTTCTGGAGGCGGTGCGAATCATCAAAGAGGCCAATCCATTCCCATTGGTTTGCGGCCGGGTTTGCCCCCATCCCTGCGAAGCCGCCTGCCGGCGGGGAGAGGTTGACGAAGCCATCAATATCAACCATCTCAAAAGGTTTGCCGCCGACTTCGAAATGACTTCCGGACAGCACGTGCTTCCCCAAGTCCTTTCGGATACGGGGAAGCGGGTCGCGATCATCGGCGGTGGCCCTTCTGGATTGACCTGCGCCTACTATCTGGCGCGCTTGGGTCACAAAGTAAAGGTCTTTGAGGCGATGCCGGAACCGGGCGGCATGCTCCTCTACGGCATTCCCGAGTACCGTCTGCCGAAGAAGACGCTGGCCTGGGAGATTGACGGTATTCTTCAGCTGGGTGTCGAGTTGGAATGTAATACAAAGATGGGCAAGGATTTCACACTGGATGACCTAATTAACCAGGGATTTGATTCGGTCTACATAGCGGTCGGCGCCTGGGATTCACGCCGGTTGGGTGTGCCTGGAGAACATGATTTTGAAGAGGTGGCGAGCGGAACGGAATTTTTAATTAAGCGCGGTTTGAGGGAGGACACACCGATCGGCAAAAATGTCATGATTGTCGGCGGCGGCAATACGGCGATGGACGCCGCGAGAACTTCCTGGCGCCTGGGCGCTGAAAATGTCTACCTGCTTTACCGGCGATCGCGAAAAGAGATGCCGGCTAACGACATTGAAGTCGCTGAAGGGGAGCATGAGGAAATCAAATATCATTTCCTCGCCGCCCCGACAAAATTGGTCGGCGAGGGTGGACGGCTGAAGGCTTTGGAATTCCAAAAAATGGAGCTTGGTGAGCCTGATGCCTCCGGCCGACGCAGGCCTGTGCCGGTTGAAGGTTCTGAAATGGAGATTGAGGTCGACAATGTTTTCAGCGCGATCGGGCAATCCCCGAATCTGGACTGTCTCGATGCCGGTGACTTGGCCAAAATGATAGAGCGGACACGATGGAACTCGATCGACGCCAAGGAAGGCACCATGCAAACGGCTCTCAAACAGGTCTTCGCCGGGGGTGATGACTGGCGTGGCGCCGCCACGGCGGTGGAGGCGATTCGAGACGGACGTTTTGCCGCGCGATCGATTCATATGAGCCTTATGGGCGAAGAGATGGAGCTTCCATCCAATTGGTACCGTAAGGCGCCGAATCTGCCGGGTATCGATAGGGGGGTTTCCTTTGAGAGGGGAGCGCGTGTGAAAATGCCGGAGCTCAGTGTTGATGAGCGCCGGCTGAATTTCAATGAAGTTGAACTCGGATTAACTGAGGAGATGGCCAGGAAGGAAAGCCG
- a CDS encoding RnfABCDGE type electron transport complex subunit D — protein MSNSRYVVSLSPHIRYGRTIRGMILTTMIALAPSVIWGVFTFGFNALLYVALGVFGAVGMEFLLNKITRRPISIGDGHAALVGLMVAMLVPAGVPWWVVFDGAVLAILIGKMPYGPLGGAPLSPALVGLLIMVVSCPNEFAKNVYPINAPETRIEGVAPAESPQTAVRIDPSDAGDYRISDLFLGRQVGPIGTVSPMLLLLGGLFLIWRRVSRWRGPAGFIAGMLLSGAVAHAVDPGLYPPVLFQLFTGIAMFGAFFLCTEWTSTPVTPWGLFLFGFMAGLLTIILRLSGLPYGRVPFAIMIMSLATPLFDRITPTPFGKVVRHA, from the coding sequence ATGTCGAATAGCCGATATGTGGTTTCACTGTCCCCTCACATCCGCTACGGACGCACGATACGCGGGATGATTCTCACGACGATGATCGCATTGGCGCCCTCCGTCATCTGGGGTGTTTTCACTTTCGGCTTCAACGCGCTGCTGTATGTGGCGCTCGGCGTCTTCGGCGCCGTCGGTATGGAGTTTTTGTTAAACAAGATCACCCGCCGGCCGATATCAATCGGCGACGGTCATGCCGCTCTCGTCGGTCTCATGGTGGCGATGCTCGTGCCTGCCGGTGTGCCATGGTGGGTCGTTTTTGACGGCGCGGTTTTGGCTATTCTTATCGGCAAGATGCCGTACGGCCCCCTTGGAGGCGCCCCGTTGTCACCCGCCCTTGTCGGGCTTCTCATCATGGTCGTTTCCTGTCCGAATGAGTTTGCGAAAAATGTCTATCCGATAAACGCCCCGGAGACGCGGATCGAGGGTGTCGCGCCCGCGGAAAGTCCGCAGACAGCCGTCCGGATCGATCCGAGTGACGCGGGGGATTACAGAATCAGTGATCTCTTCCTTGGAAGACAGGTCGGTCCCATCGGCACCGTTTCCCCCATGCTGCTGCTCCTCGGCGGGCTGTTTCTCATCTGGCGCCGGGTTTCGAGATGGCGGGGACCGGCCGGATTCATTGCTGGGATGCTCCTTTCAGGCGCCGTTGCGCATGCCGTGGATCCCGGACTCTATCCCCCGGTGCTGTTCCAGCTCTTCACGGGTATCGCCATGTTCGGCGCCTTCTTTCTATGCACTGAGTGGACATCAACCCCGGTCACTCCCTGGGGACTCTTTCTTTTCGGTTTCATGGCCGGGCTGCTGACAATCATACTTCGACTTTCCGGTTTGCCGTACGGCAGGGTGCCTTTTGCCATCATGATCATGTCGCTCGCAACCCCGCTTTTCGACAGGATCACTCCCACACCCTTCGGAAAGGTGGTGCGCCATGCGTGA
- a CDS encoding DsrE family protein has product MKILIVIHDAPYGSEKPYQALRLAEALLRVEKDLELTVYLTADGVLCAKQGQITPNGYYNIERLLKPILQTQCIMICKTCMETRGLKEEELAEGVLQTRLGDLAQLTFEADKVLIY; this is encoded by the coding sequence ATGAAAATATTGATCGTCATTCATGATGCTCCCTACGGATCCGAGAAGCCCTACCAGGCCTTGCGACTCGCGGAAGCTCTTCTGCGGGTGGAAAAGGATTTGGAGTTGACGGTCTATCTAACGGCGGATGGTGTGCTCTGCGCCAAACAAGGCCAGATCACCCCCAATGGGTATTACAACATTGAGCGATTATTGAAACCGATCCTTCAAACTCAATGCATTATGATCTGCAAGACGTGCATGGAAACCCGGGGCCTCAAAGAAGAAGAGCTTGCGGAAGGCGTCTTACAGACACGTCTTGGAGATCTGGCCCAGTTGACGTTTGAAGCCGACAAGGTTCTCATCTATTGA
- a CDS encoding ferritin family protein — protein sequence MQSFGSIDEILDFAIAREVEAAKFYQEMSGRVKRDAMKDLFRDFANEERRHKAKLEKVKQGKLLLISAKKIQDLKIAEYTEEIDMSSGAEFNYQQALIVAMQREKNAFKLYSDLAKLADDEGVRNLLLELANEEAKHKLYFETEYDNHILTEN from the coding sequence GTGCAGAGCTTTGGTTCAATAGATGAAATCCTGGATTTTGCTATCGCTCGAGAAGTTGAGGCCGCGAAGTTCTATCAGGAAATGTCAGGACGGGTGAAGCGGGACGCGATGAAGGATCTCTTTAGGGATTTTGCCAATGAGGAGCGGCGGCATAAGGCGAAGCTCGAGAAGGTCAAACAGGGAAAGCTTCTCCTCATCTCGGCGAAGAAAATCCAGGATCTCAAGATCGCTGAGTATACTGAAGAGATCGATATGTCTTCCGGCGCTGAATTCAATTATCAACAAGCTCTTATTGTGGCGATGCAAAGAGAAAAGAATGCCTTCAAGCTCTACAGCGATCTGGCCAAGCTGGCGGATGATGAAGGGGTTCGAAACCTTTTGCTTGAACTCGCCAATGAAGAGGCAAAGCACAAACTATATTTTGAGACCGAGTACGACAATCACATCCTGACGGAGAATTAG
- a CDS encoding DNA polymerase IV produces the protein MTGSAPQRPGDRTILHIDMDAYFAEVEILCNPLLRGKPLIIGGRPGDRGVVATASYEARAFGIRAGMSLTKAEHLCPNAIFLPTDAVKYQSFSIRILKYLLEITPRVEMWSIDEAFLDLSNVIEPRADRFMMPMPSGNGGLSSRPVRETPLFRMASRIRDGIAKEIRLPCSIGGGPNKLVAKMATGLHKPRGLTLLGPRAFRRHFWPRPVEDLMGVGEKTGLFLRRLGFQTIGDLAGADPRPLSHLMGVMAFSIVAGARGEEGSAVVPYGEAAPPKSLGHEHTVSHDLVQEDDVMALLLALTDLVGYDMRRGGYLGRTVVLKMRTHSFNTITRQRTLPVPTNENRVIYSVVQDLFRRHAIGEPVRLLGVKMGQLIPQHREGAEFAPGEHLLPEDRKYQRLLKTLDHLRKEYGTASMFRAATMVGNRE, from the coding sequence ATGACCGGCTCAGCACCGCAACGGCCCGGCGACCGGACAATCCTCCACATCGATATGGATGCCTACTTCGCGGAGGTGGAAATATTGTGCAACCCCTTGCTGCGGGGAAAGCCGCTTATTATCGGGGGCAGGCCCGGTGATAGAGGCGTCGTCGCAACCGCGTCATATGAAGCGAGGGCCTTTGGAATCAGGGCGGGGATGTCCTTAACAAAAGCCGAGCATTTGTGCCCGAACGCGATCTTCCTGCCGACAGATGCCGTAAAGTATCAAAGCTTCTCCATTCGGATTCTCAAGTATCTTCTTGAAATCACGCCGCGGGTCGAAATGTGGAGTATCGATGAGGCGTTTCTTGATCTATCGAATGTCATTGAGCCCCGTGCCGACCGCTTCATGATGCCGATGCCGTCTGGAAACGGCGGCCTTTCCAGCCGGCCGGTTCGTGAGACTCCCTTATTCAGGATGGCCTCGCGTATCCGCGACGGCATCGCCAAGGAGATCCGCCTTCCCTGTTCGATCGGTGGCGGTCCAAACAAACTCGTCGCAAAAATGGCGACCGGTCTTCATAAGCCGCGGGGATTGACCCTGCTCGGCCCCCGCGCCTTCCGGAGGCACTTCTGGCCGCGCCCGGTTGAAGATCTGATGGGCGTGGGTGAGAAAACGGGTCTTTTTTTGCGGCGCTTGGGGTTTCAAACGATCGGCGATCTGGCGGGCGCCGATCCGCGGCCGCTTTCACATTTAATGGGCGTAATGGCGTTCTCCATTGTGGCGGGAGCCCGCGGAGAAGAGGGATCCGCTGTCGTTCCGTACGGGGAGGCGGCGCCCCCGAAATCCCTGGGACACGAGCACACCGTCTCGCATGACCTCGTTCAAGAGGATGACGTGATGGCGTTGTTGCTGGCTCTGACAGATCTGGTCGGATATGATATGCGCCGGGGCGGCTATCTCGGACGCACCGTTGTGTTAAAGATGCGGACCCATTCGTTTAATACGATCACCCGGCAGAGAACACTTCCAGTGCCCACAAATGAAAATCGCGTCATATACTCCGTCGTACAGGATCTCTTTCGCCGGCACGCTATCGGAGAGCCTGTCCGTCTCCTGGGTGTCAAAATGGGACAGCTCATCCCTCAGCATCGGGAGGGGGCGGAATTCGCACCGGGAGAGCATCTCCTTCCCGAGGATCGCAAGTATCAGCGCCTGCTTAAGACCCTCGATCATCTTCGGAAGGAATATGGAACCGCGAGCATGTTTCGGGCGGCAACGATGGTTGGGAACAGAGAATGA
- a CDS encoding DUF2029 domain-containing protein has protein sequence MGRRTFSWILIFYIVIRWILAVQPGYIIDTLTYKRWALGAGREGIPSIYDTVDFDYPPLYIYILYPLGKAYLALAAETPLGTIPDSTLLTLLIKLPPFIFDILIAAVLYLLISRRRLWGPQRAGPKWGRWAALIYLFNPAVLWDSAYWGQPDAIHSAFVLASLFFLGGGRAAGSGVALALGGMMKPLAAPIAPLVAVAAFARDRWKGLLTAGLSGVAVVLVLFLPFLMTGRGSSVLNHVLFDVGLMPFTSVNGHNLWWLLGAWRDANTPFFGPLTPKIFGLGLFGLLSLLILYRSWPVFRRAKDDATFTAALIQSAAIITLLFFFFSTHMHENHLFMAVPLTCALAGRSRNWAWLAGMMTFAVFLNVILHDYDPNPMRRITYYPPFTWGGISPFENLHQHRLFAWGELIGTYLGSLITAGLVMAMFREVWRFLGRARSD, from the coding sequence ATGGGTCGGAGAACCTTCAGCTGGATTCTCATCTTTTATATTGTCATCCGCTGGATTCTGGCCGTTCAGCCCGGCTACATCATCGATACACTAACCTATAAGCGCTGGGCGCTGGGCGCCGGCCGGGAAGGCATCCCTTCGATTTACGACACCGTGGATTTCGACTATCCCCCTCTCTACATTTACATCCTGTACCCTTTGGGAAAAGCCTATCTCGCCCTGGCGGCGGAAACTCCCCTTGGAACCATTCCCGACTCCACCCTCCTGACACTCCTCATCAAACTTCCACCCTTCATTTTCGACATCCTCATCGCGGCCGTTCTTTATCTCCTGATCTCTCGACGGCGCCTTTGGGGTCCGCAACGAGCGGGACCGAAGTGGGGGCGATGGGCCGCCTTGATATATCTTTTCAACCCCGCCGTACTGTGGGATTCGGCCTATTGGGGCCAACCGGACGCCATTCACAGCGCCTTCGTTCTGGCGTCTCTCTTTTTCCTCGGTGGAGGGCGGGCGGCCGGTTCGGGTGTGGCGCTCGCCTTGGGGGGAATGATGAAACCGCTGGCGGCGCCGATCGCTCCCTTGGTCGCTGTCGCCGCCTTTGCCAGAGACCGATGGAAGGGGCTGTTGACGGCCGGTCTTTCCGGCGTTGCCGTCGTGCTGGTGCTCTTTCTCCCCTTTCTCATGACGGGGCGTGGATCCTCGGTTCTGAACCACGTGCTCTTTGATGTGGGACTGATGCCCTTCACATCTGTCAACGGCCACAATCTCTGGTGGCTCCTCGGCGCTTGGAGGGACGCCAATACGCCATTCTTCGGGCCTCTGACACCCAAGATTTTCGGATTGGGGCTTTTCGGCCTCCTTTCCCTCCTCATTCTCTACCGATCATGGCCGGTTTTCCGGCGCGCCAAGGATGACGCAACCTTCACGGCGGCGTTGATTCAAAGCGCCGCCATCATCACACTGCTCTTTTTCTTTTTCTCCACCCACATGCATGAAAATCACCTTTTCATGGCCGTTCCCTTGACATGTGCGCTAGCCGGAAGATCACGGAATTGGGCTTGGCTTGCGGGAATGATGACCTTCGCCGTCTTTCTCAATGTCATCTTGCATGATTACGATCCGAATCCAATGAGACGCATCACCTACTATCCCCCGTTCACGTGGGGAGGGATCTCTCCCTTCGAGAATCTGCATCAGCATCGTCTCTTCGCCTGGGGCGAGCTGATCGGCACCTATCTTGGATCCTTGATAACGGCGGGTCTTGTAATGGCAATGTTCCGGGAAGTATGGCGATTTTTGGGCCGGGCTAGATCGGATTAA
- the rsxA gene encoding electron transport complex subunit RsxA yields the protein MSEYLLLVVSAILVNNILLAQFLGNCPFLGVSQKMGTATGMGMAVIFVLTLAGAITWIVQWYLLVPYELEYLRTIAFILVIAALVQLVEIVLQKTAPALYNSLGIFLPLITTNCAVLGVAIINIQKDFDFINTLIYSFASAVGFALALVLFAGLRERFALTRMPKALQGTASGLITAGLMALAFQGFKGLI from the coding sequence ATGTCTGAATATTTACTCCTCGTCGTCTCCGCCATCTTGGTTAACAATATTCTCTTGGCGCAATTCCTTGGGAATTGCCCATTTTTAGGCGTGTCCCAGAAAATGGGGACCGCGACCGGAATGGGGATGGCGGTCATTTTCGTGTTAACCCTTGCCGGCGCTATCACCTGGATCGTGCAGTGGTATTTGCTGGTGCCCTATGAGCTGGAGTATCTCAGAACCATCGCCTTTATTCTTGTGATCGCCGCATTGGTTCAGCTGGTCGAGATTGTTCTTCAGAAAACCGCACCGGCCTTATACAACAGCTTGGGTATCTTCTTGCCCCTTATTACAACGAATTGCGCGGTACTTGGTGTGGCGATTATCAATATCCAGAAGGACTTCGATTTTATAAACACATTGATATATTCATTTGCCTCTGCGGTCGGATTTGCTCTCGCGCTCGTCTTGTTTGCGGGGCTGCGGGAACGATTCGCCCTCACCCGTATGCCGAAAGCGCTGCAGGGAACCGCGTCGGGGCTCATCACGGCAGGTCTCATGGCCCTGGCATTTCAGGGGTTTAAGGGTTTGATCTAA
- the lexA gene encoding transcriptional repressor LexA, with product MKRHFYLACCTNVQYNWVIMKTMDRVLRTLNEWISECGAPPTLRELAQALGFRSTNSVRYHLRRLERAGLVRRHPGMARGFVPVAPSVIPPPLEGDQILELPILGRVAAGTPISAEENREGSIVLDPQWRKRGAAYALIIKGNSMRDAGIYEGDLALVRPQCRADHGSLIVALLDGEATVKRLELRGNQIRLCPSHPDYEPIPVSRDSRFSILGKVVGIIRQYPERAVEGLVPS from the coding sequence ATGAAGCGACATTTTTATCTTGCTTGTTGCACAAATGTGCAATATAATTGGGTCATCATGAAGACCATGGACCGGGTTCTCCGAACTCTGAATGAGTGGATCTCCGAATGCGGCGCGCCACCGACCCTGAGAGAGCTTGCCCAGGCGCTCGGATTCCGCTCGACGAACAGCGTTCGATACCATCTTCGCCGGCTTGAGAGGGCAGGATTGGTCAGACGCCATCCTGGGATGGCGCGAGGCTTTGTGCCGGTGGCGCCGTCCGTAATCCCGCCTCCCCTGGAGGGAGATCAGATTCTGGAACTCCCCATATTAGGCAGAGTCGCCGCGGGTACGCCGATCAGCGCTGAAGAGAACAGAGAGGGTTCTATCGTTCTGGATCCCCAATGGAGAAAGAGGGGGGCGGCCTATGCCCTCATTATCAAGGGGAACAGCATGAGAGATGCCGGAATCTACGAAGGGGATCTGGCTTTGGTTAGACCGCAATGTCGGGCGGATCATGGGTCACTCATCGTCGCCCTCCTGGATGGGGAAGCGACCGTAAAGAGACTGGAGTTGAGGGGAAACCAAATCCGCCTCTGTCCATCCCATCCTGATTACGAACCGATACCGGTCTCCCGGGACAGCCGCTTCAGTATTCTCGGCAAGGTCGTAGGGATCATACGCCAGTATCCGGAGCGGGCGGTGGAGGGTCTGGTGCCATCATGA